In Deinococcus radiophilus, a single window of DNA contains:
- a CDS encoding zinc ribbon domain-containing protein codes for MVYNSNVRISRSSYALLRGLVDCYGHQVSSDLLTRCGHSDKVYRIDAPVTASTRSSLTVGGVTIQCDISRLTPPEQQALPGKPALSFPKTDGEFAALAYCKGQKFADMLRSTLQELRTDTACWPLPIDIKFQSDHIYIYSAQRKIGNATDWFLALDFGVQLRDQPEPLLTGTLGIDTGFTTPFVVAPTSCVADVRTFAVPEPLAQWVQQADLRDTDQWDLARQAFYYASLPAFRFCAQAATVRIEDLSFGRHMSQEYVRRARLCGLTDGIMAALPVYLALQGTEVVRVPPVGTSTTCHICRQPGQRRGDRFTCREHGEFNAHANAAMLIRDGGVLREWGQWPANGTQATGRS; via the coding sequence ATGGTTTATAACTCCAATGTCCGCATCAGCCGTTCCAGCTACGCTCTGCTTAGAGGCCTCGTCGACTGCTATGGCCACCAAGTCTCTTCGGATCTGCTCACCCGCTGTGGGCACTCTGACAAGGTCTACCGCATCGACGCTCCCGTGACGGCCAGCACCCGCTCAAGCCTTACGGTCGGCGGCGTTACCATCCAGTGTGATATCAGCCGCCTGACACCTCCCGAACAGCAGGCCTTGCCTGGCAAGCCTGCGCTGTCCTTTCCGAAAACCGACGGAGAATTCGCCGCGCTCGCCTACTGCAAGGGTCAGAAATTTGCTGATATGCTGCGCAGCACTTTACAGGAATTGCGCACTGATACCGCCTGTTGGCCACTTCCCATAGACATCAAGTTTCAATCCGACCACATTTACATTTACTCCGCACAGAGGAAGATTGGCAACGCTACTGACTGGTTCCTGGCCCTGGATTTCGGTGTACAGCTGAGGGATCAACCTGAACCTCTGCTGACCGGCACCCTGGGCATCGATACTGGCTTTACGACTCCGTTTGTTGTTGCCCCAACCAGTTGTGTGGCCGACGTCAGGACGTTCGCAGTTCCAGAGCCTCTGGCGCAGTGGGTACAGCAAGCGGATCTTAGAGACACGGACCAGTGGGACCTGGCCCGTCAGGCTTTCTATTACGCCTCTTTGCCGGCCTTTCGCTTCTGCGCTCAGGCTGCAACGGTCCGTATAGAGGACCTGTCCTTTGGGCGGCACATGTCCCAGGAATACGTCAGGCGTGCGCGTCTATGTGGGCTGACCGACGGCATCATGGCTGCCCTGCCGGTGTACCTCGCCCTGCAAGGAACTGAAGTGGTCAGGGTTCCACCCGTAGGGACTTCAACGACCTGCCATATCTGCCGTCAGCCCGGGCAGCGACGGGGAGACCGCTTCACTTGCCGTGAGCATGGAGAGTTCAATGCCCATGCCAACGCGGCCATGCTGATCCGGGACGGTGGGGTGCTGAGAGAATGGGGGCAGTGGCCGGCCAACGGAACGCAGGCAACGGGCCGATCATAA
- a CDS encoding heavy metal translocating P-type ATPase, protein MRVHGTQLTYFVDGMDCASCVAKVEKMVGTLPGTGEVKTSFSKQTLALTLDEAQTPRSTLENNLRSLGYAPSLVSGGVAPAAHADHEGHDHAEHGHDAHGHSHDNPADRGKPWYQTGQGKLVVSSGILLALAWLFSFIEPQFARWGYIAATIIGVWPLAKKALASMRFGDYFSINLLVSLAAIGAVAIGQAAEGAVVVFFFAVGELLEGIAAGRARAGIQSLAALAPKTALLLENGAVREVPADSLQVGQTVQVNPGARVPADGTILTGRSSLDDSPVTGESVPVGKGEGDNVYAGSINTDNVLTIRVDKDADDNTIARIIHMVEEAEGSKAPTARFIDRFSRYYTPGVVAVSALTALVPPLLLGQEWYPWLYKGIALLLIGCPCALVLSVPAAITSGISAGTRRGLLIKGGAALESIGTVKTIAFDKTGTLTAGKPKVTNVVGDRATVLRLAAAVESGSSHPLAKAINDAAKAENIAVPAASEARALQGKGVEARVEGRLLSVSSPKYAAEHTTFSAEAQDTITRFESDGKTAVVLHDAAQVIGIVAIRDEPREDAKAALAQIRNLGIQTVMLTGDNQRTGKAIASGLGLDVQAELMPEDKLKLIDQYKANGGVAMVGDGINDAPALARSDVGIAMGGGTDVALETADAALLREKVQGVAELVGLSRDTMANIKQNIAFALGLKAIFLVTTLLGYTNLWMAILADTGATAIVTANALRLLRWKGRSA, encoded by the coding sequence ATGCGAGTACACGGCACCCAGCTCACTTATTTCGTGGACGGAATGGACTGCGCCTCCTGTGTGGCAAAAGTGGAAAAGATGGTGGGCACGCTTCCCGGTACGGGCGAGGTCAAAACCAGTTTCAGCAAGCAGACGCTCGCCCTGACGCTGGATGAAGCGCAAACGCCCCGCAGCACGCTGGAAAACAACTTGCGGTCACTGGGCTACGCGCCTTCGCTGGTTTCCGGTGGAGTTGCGCCTGCAGCCCATGCCGACCATGAAGGCCATGACCACGCCGAACACGGTCACGACGCGCACGGGCACAGCCACGACAACCCGGCAGACCGGGGCAAGCCCTGGTATCAGACAGGGCAGGGCAAGCTGGTGGTCAGCTCAGGGATTTTGCTGGCGCTGGCGTGGTTGTTCAGCTTCATCGAGCCGCAGTTCGCCAGGTGGGGTTACATCGCCGCCACCATCATCGGTGTGTGGCCGCTGGCGAAGAAGGCTCTGGCAAGTATGCGGTTCGGGGATTACTTCAGCATCAATCTGCTGGTGAGCCTCGCGGCGATTGGTGCAGTGGCGATTGGACAGGCGGCAGAAGGTGCAGTCGTCGTGTTCTTCTTCGCGGTGGGCGAACTGCTAGAGGGCATCGCAGCGGGCCGGGCGCGGGCGGGGATTCAGTCGCTGGCGGCCCTGGCTCCCAAGACCGCTTTGCTGCTGGAAAACGGTGCAGTGCGCGAAGTCCCTGCCGACTCGCTGCAAGTCGGTCAGACCGTGCAGGTCAACCCCGGGGCGCGGGTTCCTGCTGACGGCACCATCCTGACCGGGCGCTCCAGTCTGGACGACAGCCCGGTGACGGGCGAAAGCGTGCCCGTCGGCAAGGGGGAAGGCGACAATGTCTACGCAGGCAGCATCAACACCGACAACGTGCTGACCATCCGCGTGGACAAGGATGCTGACGACAACACTATCGCCCGGATTATCCATATGGTGGAAGAAGCTGAGGGCAGCAAAGCCCCCACCGCCCGCTTTATTGACCGCTTTAGCCGCTATTACACGCCCGGCGTGGTGGCCGTATCGGCGTTGACGGCCCTTGTTCCACCCCTTTTACTGGGCCAGGAATGGTATCCCTGGCTGTACAAAGGCATTGCCCTGCTGCTCATCGGCTGCCCCTGTGCGCTGGTGCTCAGCGTGCCTGCCGCTATTACCAGTGGCATCAGTGCGGGCACCCGGCGCGGCCTGCTGATTAAGGGAGGCGCGGCGCTGGAAAGTATTGGCACAGTCAAGACCATTGCTTTTGACAAGACCGGAACGCTGACGGCTGGCAAGCCTAAAGTGACCAATGTGGTGGGTGACAGAGCTACTGTTCTGCGCCTGGCCGCTGCTGTCGAGTCGGGCAGCAGCCACCCCCTCGCCAAAGCCATCAACGACGCCGCCAAAGCCGAGAATATTGCTGTACCCGCTGCTTCGGAAGCCCGCGCCCTGCAAGGGAAAGGCGTGGAAGCACGGGTGGAAGGCCGCCTGCTCTCGGTCAGTTCGCCCAAGTACGCTGCCGAACACACGACGTTCAGTGCGGAAGCTCAGGACACCATCACTCGCTTTGAAAGCGACGGTAAAACGGCGGTAGTGCTGCACGACGCCGCGCAGGTCATCGGCATTGTCGCCATCCGCGACGAACCCCGCGAGGATGCCAAAGCGGCCCTGGCTCAGATTCGCAACCTGGGAATTCAGACGGTGATGCTCACCGGGGACAACCAGCGTACCGGGAAAGCCATTGCCAGCGGTCTGGGTCTGGACGTGCAGGCCGAACTGATGCCCGAAGACAAGCTGAAGCTGATTGACCAGTACAAAGCCAATGGCGGTGTAGCGATGGTGGGCGACGGCATCAACGACGCGCCCGCCCTGGCCCGCTCGGACGTGGGGATTGCGATGGGTGGCGGCACCGACGTGGCGCTGGAAACCGCCGACGCCGCCTTGCTGCGGGAAAAAGTGCAGGGGGTGGCCGAGCTGGTGGGCCTGTCCCGCGATACAATGGCGAACATCAAGCAGAACATCGCCTTCGCGCTGGGCCTGAAAGCCATTTTCCTGGTGACGACTCTGCTGGGCTACACCAACCTGTGGATGGCGATTCTGGCCGACACGGGCGCAACCGCCATCGTCACCGCCAACGCTCTGAGATTGCTGCGCTGGAAAGGAAGGAGTGCCTGA
- a CDS encoding DUF6283 family protein: protein MPSEHSSTHFASAPEQRGGGPESKRRRGYAYIEFTLTLPLTASKKSGAGARLSHRLKYIQGDIGHVHDGGHQLHDSYRAMAIANGVSPDDPVLADCR, encoded by the coding sequence TTGCCTTCAGAGCATAGCAGTACCCACTTTGCGTCTGCGCCAGAGCAGCGGGGAGGAGGGCCAGAGTCAAAGCGGCGAAGAGGTTACGCATACATAGAGTTTACTTTGACGCTTCCCCTAACCGCATCGAAAAAGAGCGGAGCAGGAGCGAGACTTTCACACAGGCTCAAATACATCCAGGGGGACATCGGCCACGTCCATGACGGCGGCCACCAGCTCCACGACTCCTACCGGGCGATGGCCATAGCAAACGGCGTTAGTCCGGACGACCCCGTCTTGGCAGACTGCCGGTAA
- a CDS encoding YnfA family protein, translating to MLKSVLLFLLAGLAEIGGGYLVWLWLREGKSIWLGVLGALILVLYGILLTLQPQILDFGRVYAAYGGVFIVLSLLWGWLVDGRTPDTPSLVGAFLALLGAAVIAYWPRTV from the coding sequence ATGCTGAAGTCCGTGTTGCTGTTCCTGCTGGCTGGTCTCGCAGAAATCGGCGGCGGTTATCTGGTGTGGTTGTGGCTACGCGAGGGAAAAAGCATCTGGCTGGGCGTGCTGGGTGCACTGATTCTGGTGCTGTACGGCATTTTGCTGACCTTGCAGCCGCAGATTCTGGATTTCGGTCGGGTGTACGCAGCGTATGGCGGTGTTTTCATTGTGCTGTCGCTACTCTGGGGCTGGCTGGTGGACGGCAGAACGCCGGATACTCCCAGTCTGGTCGGAGCTTTTCTTGCCCTGCTGGGCGCGGCTGTGATTGCCTACTGGCCCAGAACTGTCTGA
- a CDS encoding ArsR/SmtB family transcription factor, which translates to MSLRATPYNALVTAPTTQSADVCEVACVHPEAVVLAKSALPDERCATEATNFLKLLGDTTRLKILSALQTTELCVCDLASVVGISESAVSHQLRLLRTGRLVAFRKEGRVVYYRLADEHVTTLIRSALEHARE; encoded by the coding sequence ATGAGCCTGCGTGCAACGCCTTACAATGCTCTGGTGACTGCACCGACCACCCAATCTGCCGATGTCTGCGAGGTGGCCTGTGTTCACCCGGAAGCTGTCGTGCTGGCAAAGTCAGCTCTGCCGGATGAACGCTGCGCCACTGAGGCCACCAATTTCCTGAAACTGCTGGGCGACACGACCCGGCTAAAAATCCTGAGCGCACTGCAGACCACCGAGCTGTGTGTCTGCGATCTCGCTTCTGTGGTGGGCATCAGCGAAAGTGCGGTCAGCCATCAGTTGCGCCTGCTGCGGACTGGGCGGCTGGTGGCCTTTCGTAAAGAGGGCCGGGTAGTGTATTACCGCCTGGCCGACGAACACGTCACCACGCTCATTCGCAGCGCCCTGGAACATGCGCGCGAGTGA
- a CDS encoding IS1 family transposase (programmed frameshift) — translation MPECPACQSERTVKNGKAKNGTQTYLCKECGRRFHPEARPVAHSEATRQQILDAVHERMSLRGVQRVFGVHRNTVIRWIKRSFSEVRQTVPVCLTPPEEVIVELDEMWTFVAKKKQARWLWIALERSTRRVLAWVLGDRSEQTAFKLWERLPLSLEQRLKGTFCTDLWRAYDEPLLGVKRLTRKGETNHVERFNCTLRQRLGRLVRKSLSFSKTDEMLEASLTLALHRYNLSR, via the exons ATGCCGGAGTGTCCAGCCTGTCAAAGTGAACGTACTGTCAAAAATGGGAAGGCCAAAAATGGCACCCAGACCTACTTGTGTAAGGAATGTGGTCGTCGCTTCCACCCGGAAGCTCGCCCTGTAGCCCACAGTGAAGCGACCCGACAACAGATTCTCGATGCCGTCCACGAACGGATGAGTCTCAGAGGCGTGCAGCGCGTATTTGGGGTACACCGCAACACCGTGATTCGGTGGATAAAAAGAAGCT TCAGTGAAGTGAGGCAGACCGTACCGGTCTGCCTCACGCCTCCAGAAGAAGTCATCGTTGAGTTGGATGAAATGTGGACCTTCGTTGCCAAGAAAAAACAGGCAAGGTGGCTCTGGATTGCTCTGGAGCGCAGCACCCGCAGGGTGCTGGCCTGGGTCCTGGGTGACAGGAGTGAGCAAACAGCGTTCAAGCTCTGGGAGCGCTTACCGTTGTCCCTTGAGCAGCGGCTGAAAGGGACGTTTTGCACCGATCTGTGGCGAGCCTATGATGAGCCACTCTTGGGAGTAAAGCGGCTGACCCGGAAGGGAGAAACGAATCACGTCGAACGATTTAACTGCACGCTGAGACAGCGGTTGGGTCGGCTCGTTCGTAAGTCGTTGTCTTTCTCAAAGACGGATGAAATGCTCGAAGCCAGCCTGACTCTGGCTTTGCATCGTTACAACTTGTCACGTTGA
- the iscB gene encoding RNA-guided endonuclease IscB: MRNKETMSNRVFVLNPDKTPLMPCTAKRARKMLEAGKAAIWRRYPFTIILKSEAAKQSQPLALKLDPGSKTTGMALVMEGKTGRQVVWGAELQHRGRAIRDALTSRRQLRSSRRSRKLRHRPARFLNRTKPTGWLPPSLMHRVLTVISWAKRLDRFTMLNSFSMELVSFDTQKMMNPDIQRQDYQRGTLFGTEVRAYLMHKWEGKCAYCQKEGSLEVEHLVPRSRGGSNRISNLIMSCRKCNEAKGAQHLEAFLKRKPAQLRRIQAQQQASLADTAAVNATKYRLLDELKSFGYPVETGSGAQTSFNRQQQGYDKAHWIDAACVGASGEKVQVKPLEPLNITCMGRGSRQMCGTNKYGFPIRHRTRQKVFFGFQTGDIVRGVVTTGKKAGVYTGRVSVRATGSFKLPQVDGVHHRFFSILHKADGYGYNF, translated from the coding sequence ATGCGCAACAAGGAAACCATGTCTAACCGAGTCTTCGTTCTTAACCCAGATAAAACCCCGCTGATGCCCTGCACGGCAAAGCGGGCGAGGAAGATGTTGGAAGCGGGTAAAGCCGCCATTTGGCGGCGCTATCCCTTCACCATCATCCTCAAGTCTGAAGCGGCCAAGCAGTCCCAGCCTCTTGCCCTCAAGCTAGACCCCGGCTCCAAGACCACGGGGATGGCCCTGGTCATGGAAGGGAAGACTGGGCGGCAAGTTGTATGGGGCGCAGAACTCCAGCACCGAGGCAGAGCAATTCGGGACGCCCTGACCAGTCGGCGGCAACTCCGCTCCAGTCGGCGGAGCCGTAAGCTTCGCCACCGACCCGCCCGATTTCTGAACCGCACGAAGCCTACTGGCTGGCTGCCCCCTTCCCTGATGCACCGGGTGCTGACGGTCATCTCTTGGGCGAAGAGGCTGGACCGCTTCACGATGCTGAATTCCTTCAGCATGGAGTTGGTCAGCTTTGATACCCAGAAGATGATGAATCCTGATATTCAGCGCCAGGACTACCAGCGCGGGACACTTTTTGGAACTGAGGTCAGGGCCTATCTGATGCACAAATGGGAAGGCAAATGTGCCTACTGCCAGAAGGAAGGCTCGTTGGAAGTAGAGCACCTAGTTCCCCGGAGTCGAGGCGGCTCCAACCGCATCTCCAACCTGATCATGTCCTGCCGCAAGTGCAACGAGGCCAAAGGCGCACAGCACCTGGAGGCATTCCTCAAACGTAAACCCGCCCAACTTCGCCGCATTCAGGCTCAGCAGCAAGCGAGCCTTGCCGATACTGCTGCTGTCAACGCCACCAAGTACCGCCTGTTGGATGAGTTGAAGTCCTTTGGCTACCCCGTAGAGACGGGTTCAGGAGCGCAGACGAGCTTCAACCGCCAGCAGCAGGGCTACGACAAGGCGCACTGGATTGATGCCGCCTGCGTCGGGGCCTCCGGCGAGAAGGTGCAGGTGAAGCCCCTGGAACCGCTGAATATCACCTGCATGGGAAGAGGAAGCAGACAGATGTGTGGCACCAATAAATACGGTTTTCCTATCCGGCACCGTACTCGTCAGAAAGTCTTCTTTGGTTTTCAGACCGGAGACATCGTTCGGGGCGTCGTTACGACCGGGAAGAAGGCGGGAGTGTACACCGGGCGGGTTTCGGTGCGGGCGACTGGCAGCTTCAAGCTCCCGCAGGTGGACGGCGTCCACCACCGCTTCTTCTCAATCCTGCATAAAGCAGATGGCTATGGCTACAACTTTTGA
- a CDS encoding replication initiator protein A: MKRGHLSTVTDERFIAQLGIISIQNRIDSNNPLNRHWISQFTVQGVSYQVEGFAADFGRPRGIDTDVQLAIETLFLLQGCPEHNTVHTTAHEVLVMCNMANKGTNYPRLRESLMRLWRVGFLVSKAQYTEGSPWATYINETLNLFQRVRFTTSGSREGGPDLSSMVKDGKLLVQLSEPLADSIRAGYTHALDRRLLAQIEQPAGRGTYRILQAHRPAQGPLEVRLSDWAAACGIFSDQPDKIRRTLQSAHDELVSNAYLDGVEYTGRGAQQSVTYHFRATHAGDPALVQLLMQQTESGNLGGSIPQSH, translated from the coding sequence ATGAAACGCGGACACCTCAGCACCGTTACCGATGAACGATTTATTGCCCAACTCGGCATCATCAGCATTCAGAACCGGATCGACAGCAACAATCCACTCAACCGCCACTGGATCAGTCAGTTCACGGTGCAGGGTGTCAGTTACCAGGTCGAAGGGTTCGCCGCCGACTTCGGACGGCCACGCGGGATCGATACGGACGTTCAGCTGGCCATTGAAACACTGTTCCTGCTGCAGGGATGCCCTGAACACAACACTGTTCATACGACCGCGCACGAAGTGCTGGTCATGTGCAACATGGCCAACAAGGGGACCAATTATCCACGTCTCCGGGAAAGCCTGATGCGGCTGTGGCGTGTCGGCTTTCTGGTCTCGAAAGCCCAATACACCGAAGGCAGTCCCTGGGCCACCTATATCAACGAGACTCTGAACCTGTTCCAGCGAGTCCGCTTCACGACGAGCGGAAGCCGTGAAGGTGGACCAGATCTCAGCTCAATGGTGAAGGACGGCAAGCTGTTGGTACAGCTTTCTGAGCCGCTGGCCGACAGCATCCGTGCTGGATACACCCACGCACTGGACCGCCGGTTGCTGGCACAGATCGAGCAGCCCGCAGGGCGCGGCACCTACCGCATTCTGCAGGCCCACCGCCCTGCACAGGGGCCACTGGAAGTCCGGCTGTCGGACTGGGCCGCCGCGTGCGGCATCTTCAGCGACCAGCCGGACAAAATTCGCCGCACCCTCCAGTCCGCGCACGACGAACTGGTCAGCAATGCCTACCTCGATGGTGTCGAATACACCGGACGCGGTGCGCAGCAGAGCGTGACCTATCATTTCCGGGCCACACACGCTGGAGACCCGGCACTGGTACAGCTCCTGATGCAGCAGACCGAGAGCGGAAACCTTGGCGGCTCAATACCCCAGTCACATTGA
- a CDS encoding glutaredoxin family protein: MKNLEVTLYTVPDCADCEAIKRLLKRENVPFTEKNVRGDPEALAEMQLRADGVRIAPVTMIGQQAFYGRFDEQRPQILAALAEAQNHG; encoded by the coding sequence ATGAAGAATCTGGAAGTCACCCTCTACACTGTTCCTGACTGCGCCGACTGCGAGGCCATCAAACGTTTGCTGAAGCGCGAGAACGTGCCGTTCACCGAGAAGAACGTGCGCGGCGATCCTGAAGCCCTGGCGGAAATGCAACTCAGAGCGGACGGCGTGCGCATCGCCCCAGTCACCATGATCGGTCAGCAGGCGTTCTACGGGCGTTTCGATGAGCAGCGGCCACAGATTCTGGCGGCACTGGCTGAGGCTCAAAATCATGGCTGA
- a CDS encoding SCO family protein, producing MTQNDTTPPVPPEPAHQPRSWIKSATLALFAVSAVLGGTLLYTKVRNPLSLYGTAYAAGTPAPTLAGTGEDGQPLALSDLKGKTVAVFFGFLHCPDFCPTTLAALERVRQALPKDKQADFVPLLVSVDPKRDTVASINEYVKFFNPQAKGMRIPEPQLSATAKAWGAGYQYSESKGPREYEVSHTTGTYLVDKAGKLRLVWDYTQVNTNTRRVAQDVLAVME from the coding sequence ATGACCCAGAACGATACAACGCCTCCCGTCCCTCCAGAACCAGCCCACCAACCCCGCTCCTGGATAAAGTCCGCGACGCTGGCCCTGTTCGCCGTGTCAGCGGTGCTGGGTGGCACTCTGCTCTATACCAAAGTCAGGAATCCTTTGTCGCTGTACGGCACGGCCTATGCTGCTGGAACGCCCGCGCCCACGCTGGCCGGAACAGGTGAGGACGGTCAGCCACTGGCTCTGAGCGACCTGAAGGGCAAGACAGTGGCGGTATTTTTTGGCTTCCTGCATTGCCCGGATTTCTGCCCGACGACGCTGGCGGCGCTGGAACGGGTGCGGCAGGCTCTGCCGAAAGACAAACAGGCTGACTTCGTGCCGCTGCTGGTTTCCGTTGACCCCAAGCGCGACACGGTGGCAAGTATCAACGAGTACGTCAAATTCTTCAATCCGCAGGCCAAAGGGATGCGAATTCCTGAACCGCAACTGTCCGCAACAGCCAAAGCGTGGGGGGCAGGGTATCAGTACAGTGAGTCGAAAGGGCCGCGTGAATACGAGGTCAGTCACACGACTGGCACCTACCTGGTAGACAAGGCAGGCAAGCTGCGCCTGGTCTGGGATTACACCCAGGTGAATACCAATACCAGGCGGGTGGCGCAGGATGTGCTGGCGGTGATGGAATGA
- a CDS encoding DsbA family protein, which yields MNRQNNRALLILTLALAVIAGLLMFNLAKRPKPQSSAAISTEQLIRPDSPFLEPADAKVTIVEFFDPECESCAAVEPALMDVMQKYNGEVRLVARYFPLHSNSTLAAGLIEAAAQDSADKRWRMRDYLFQKQREWGEQQTAQTDKFLDYAEDMGLDRSKAQATMESAAVRDLLARDRKDGEAVGVTGTPTFFVNGKPLPELSLEALENAIQEGLNE from the coding sequence ATGAACCGTCAAAACAACCGAGCGTTGCTCATTCTGACCCTGGCCCTGGCTGTTATCGCTGGCCTGCTGATGTTCAACCTTGCCAAACGGCCCAAGCCACAAAGCAGCGCCGCCATTTCTACCGAGCAACTGATTCGGCCTGACAGCCCTTTCCTGGAGCCTGCTGACGCTAAAGTCACCATCGTGGAATTCTTTGACCCGGAGTGTGAATCCTGCGCCGCTGTCGAACCTGCCCTCATGGACGTGATGCAGAAGTACAACGGCGAAGTGCGACTGGTAGCCCGCTACTTCCCGCTGCACAGTAACTCCACGCTGGCCGCAGGACTAATTGAAGCTGCCGCGCAGGACAGTGCTGACAAACGCTGGCGGATGCGTGATTACCTGTTCCAGAAACAACGCGAATGGGGCGAGCAGCAGACTGCACAGACTGATAAATTCCTGGACTACGCCGAGGACATGGGCCTAGACCGCAGCAAAGCCCAGGCCACGATGGAATCCGCTGCGGTGCGTGACCTGTTGGCCCGTGACCGCAAGGACGGGGAGGCCGTCGGCGTGACCGGAACACCTACCTTCTTCGTAAACGGTAAACCCCTCCCAGAACTGAGCCTGGAAGCGCTGGAAAATGCTATTCAGGAAGGGCTGAACGAGTAA
- a CDS encoding methyltransferase family protein: MNSASLMLLAYMLLYFAVAFVWRSLQLWRTTGVNPMVLPFDDSAHGYVGRAMRFVLLGVLGVVLLFTFTPHLLAWLGPIVPLIRTELRLLGWGLLLASLVWIAVAQGAMGASWRIGIDRNNRTELIQRGPFALSRNPIFLGMRVNLLGLFLVLPNAATLAVFIAGEVLMQVQVRLEEAHLGSLHGAQYDTYRQQVRRWL, encoded by the coding sequence ATGAACAGCGCTTCCCTCATGCTCCTGGCTTACATGCTGCTGTACTTCGCGGTGGCGTTCGTTTGGCGCAGCTTGCAACTGTGGCGTACCACGGGCGTGAACCCGATGGTGCTCCCCTTTGATGACTCGGCACACGGGTACGTGGGGCGGGCCATGAGGTTCGTGCTGCTCGGCGTGCTGGGCGTGGTGCTGCTGTTTACCTTCACGCCGCACCTGTTGGCCTGGCTGGGGCCAATCGTTCCCCTTATTCGCACTGAACTGCGTCTGCTGGGCTGGGGGCTGCTGCTGGCTTCACTGGTGTGGATCGCGGTGGCGCAGGGGGCAATGGGCGCGTCCTGGCGGATCGGCATTGACCGCAACAACAGAACCGAACTGATCCAGCGTGGCCCGTTTGCTCTGTCCCGCAATCCTATTTTTCTGGGCATGCGTGTGAACCTGCTGGGTCTGTTCCTGGTGCTGCCCAACGCCGCAACCCTGGCTGTATTCATTGCCGGGGAGGTCTTGATGCAGGTGCAGGTTCGGTTGGAAGAAGCGCACCTGGGAAGCCTGCACGGCGCACAGTACGACACTTACCGCCAGCAGGTGCGCCGCTGGCTTTAA
- a CDS encoding DUF2171 domain-containing protein: MTMGDQIKADMPILCADGNEHGKVDHLDGEYIKITKDAHGQHHWLPLSTVDHVDQHVHLKLKHEEVKQQMLSEDPHPEHRK, translated from the coding sequence ATGACCATGGGAGACCAGATCAAGGCAGATATGCCCATCCTCTGCGCCGACGGCAACGAACACGGTAAAGTTGACCACCTCGACGGCGAGTACATCAAGATTACCAAGGACGCTCATGGACAGCATCACTGGCTCCCCCTGAGCACAGTTGACCATGTTGACCAGCATGTCCACCTGAAATTGAAGCATGAAGAAGTGAAGCAGCAGATGCTCAGTGAAGACCCGCATCCTGAACACCGCAAGTAA
- a CDS encoding cation diffusion facilitator family transporter, with the protein MAEGHSHSGGHSHGKDANARQLTIALALTGTFLVVEVVYGILSGSLALLSDAGHMLTDVAALALSLFAIRMGQRAADKRRTFGYRRTEILAAALNAGALFAIGFYILFEAYKRLTEPVAVQTTSMLIVATLGLIVNIISARVLVGGSEGSLNIKSAYLEVMGDLLGSVAVIIGAILIRLTGLTWIDPVLGALIGLWVLPRTWILLKASVNVLLEGVPDGLDLDSLRAELAALPDVQEVHDLHVWSVTSGENNLTVHLVSADPGPNLTAEVSEIAEKYEIEHVTVQMEAPGFHTGSHMELHP; encoded by the coding sequence ATGGCTGAAGGTCACAGTCACAGTGGGGGCCACAGTCACGGCAAGGACGCCAACGCCCGTCAACTCACGATTGCGCTGGCCCTCACTGGAACTTTTCTGGTGGTGGAAGTCGTGTACGGCATCCTGTCCGGCAGTCTGGCGCTGCTCTCGGACGCTGGACACATGCTGACCGACGTGGCCGCCCTGGCCCTGTCCCTCTTCGCCATCAGGATGGGTCAGCGGGCCGCAGATAAACGCCGCACGTTCGGGTATCGCCGCACCGAGATTCTGGCGGCGGCCCTGAACGCTGGGGCGCTGTTTGCTATCGGGTTTTACATCCTCTTTGAAGCGTACAAACGCCTGACCGAACCCGTGGCCGTGCAGACCACTTCCATGCTGATTGTGGCGACCCTGGGCCTCATCGTGAACATCATCAGCGCCCGCGTGCTGGTGGGCGGCAGCGAAGGCAGCCTGAACATCAAATCGGCGTATCTGGAAGTGATGGGCGACCTGCTTGGCTCGGTGGCGGTCATCATCGGGGCTATTCTGATTCGCTTGACGGGCCTTACCTGGATTGACCCGGTGCTGGGCGCACTGATCGGCCTGTGGGTGCTACCCCGCACCTGGATACTGCTCAAGGCCAGCGTGAATGTGCTGCTGGAAGGCGTGCCAGACGGTCTGGATTTGGATAGCCTCCGCGCCGAACTCGCGGCCCTGCCAGACGTGCAGGAAGTCCATGACCTGCACGTCTGGAGCGTCACCAGCGGGGAGAATAACCTGACCGTTCACCTCGTAAGTGCTGACCCTGGCCCAAACCTGACTGCTGAAGTAAGCGAAATTGCCGAGAAGTACGAGATTGAGCATGTCACCGTGCAGATGGAAGCACCCGGCTTTCACACGGGCAGCCATATGGAGCTTCACCCATGA